ACTCTGGAAGTGGTGGCGACAATCGATCCATTGCAACCTGTGGTGACCGCACCGGATGACATCACTATCAATGCTACGGGGCTTTACACCCCAGTCAGTCTGCGTCAGTTGTTGAGCTTGAACCCGGCGGCAACTCAGGAGCAGGTGGAGGCGATCCTCAATAGCATGGCCAGTGATGGTGTGAGCGGTAATACCTGTTGCACCACCAATCCGGAAGGGTTGAATGCCAACAACGTGTTGCTGTTGCCTCCGGGGCGTCATGAGGTGACCTGGAAGGCCACTAATGCGGCGGACGTGAGCGGTACGGCTACCCAAGTGGTGTCTATCAATCCGTTGGTATCGCTGAGTAAATCACAAATCGCCATTCGCGGTAGTGCAGTGGAATTCCGTGTATTGCTTAACGGTAAGGCACCGCAGTACCCCTTGAGCGTTCCTTATGTGATTGACACTAATGCCACTACCGCAGCGAGTACTGAGCACAATCTGGTGAATGGTACTGCTAACTTTGCTGAAGAAGGGCAGGTACAAGTAGCAATTCCTGTACAGATCGCTAACCTCAGCGGCTTAACAGACAGCCAGTTGGTAGTACGTTTGGGCAGTGATATCAACGCTGGTGTTGCCAACAGCCATACCATCAGTATTCGCGAAGGCAACATACCGCCGAGCGTAACCCTGGGACTGACTCAAGGTGGCATCAATACCATTCAAATCACCCCAACCGGCGGCCCGGTGACCGTGACGGCTACCGTGACTGACCTGAACCCCGGTGATACCCACACCTACGACTGGTCAGCCAGTGACACAGTGTTAGGCGATACTGACGGTAATCCGGTCAATAACACCCTGGTGTTTGATCCGAGCAATCTGAGTGGCCGTCATCAAGCACAATTAACGGTGACGGATTCCGGTGGAGCCTCTGCCAATGTGCAGTTGTTCTTCCGTATAGTTGCCAGCTTGCCAGTATTGTCACCGGATGTTGACACCGATGGCGATGGCATCAGTGACCTGGATGAAGGCTTGGGTGACAGTAATGGTAACGGTATCCCAGACTATCTGGACAGCATGCCCACCACCAACATCCTGCCGCAACAAGGTGCGGTCACCAATGCCTACCTGATTGAATGTGATCCGGGGGTTCGCTGTGGCCTGGGTAAATTTGCCCTGGTTGGTCAATCCGGTGGCGTGCAGATTCTGGATAACGAGTTGGGTGCAATGAGTGAGTTGATAGTCGACCCTACCTTTAAACCGGTAGGCGGCATCTTTGACTTTGTGATTAACGATCTGCCTACCCCGGGCCAGAATGTGCGCATTGTGATTCCACAAGCATCTCCTATCCCGGCGAATGCGGTCTATCGCAAATACCAAAATGGCAACTGGGTTAACTTCCAGGAAGATACTAACAACACCATTTTCTCCGCACCCGGCAACCCTGGTTATTGTCCACCACCCGGTAATGCGGAGTGGACCCCGGGTCTGACCCAGGGCAACCTCTGTGTACAGCTCACCATCACCGATGGTGGCCCGAACGACGACGATGGTTTGGTTAACTCCGCGATTGTCGACCCGGGTGCAGTCAGTGTCGCACTGCCGGTTGACCCGGAGCCGCCAACCCCTGAACCACCAAAACCGGATGTCAGCCTCAAATCCAAAGGGGGCGGTGCGGTAGATGGTGTCTGGATCTTGTTAATAGGAAGCCTGCTGATGATGAAATGGATAGGTGCAAGACAACGCAAAAGCTTGCTCACCGCCGCGCTGCTGGTGACCTCGGTCTCCAGCCAGGCACTGACCGATGGTAAAGCCTTTGTGCGAGTAGATGTCTACAAAGTTGAAGGTGGCACCCATGAAGCCGCCTTCAGCCAGACACTGGCCGCCGCCGGTCATGACTTCAGGGTAGATCGTTACGATGTGGATCGTCGCGGCTACCAAATCGCTCTGGGTTACCAATGGCACGACTACACCTACACCGAACTGGGCTTTTTGGAGTTGGGTGATGTGAATGTCGATATGACCCTGGATGGCGACACTGATCTGGTCGCCTTCAAGCGCGACTTTGCCGATGCCTATCCGGTGAGTGCAAGCGGTTGGACGGCGGTGCAGGGATTAACCCTGTTCAGCGAGCGTCCAATTAATCTGTCGTTGGAAGCGGGCGCTTATTTCTGGCAGGACGACCGTAAAACCAACCAGGCCCAAATCACCTTGCAAAGTGACAGTGGTGTAGCGCCATTAGCGGGTGTGCGTATGGATTGGTTACTGACCAAGTCTATCTCGATGGGATTTAATGCACGGCGAATTTATCTGGGCGATCAGGTGGTTGATTTGTATTCGCTGTCTGGCCGTTATCGGTTTTAACGGCTCAGTTGATATTGATTGACCACGGTTTTTAGCGCAAACAATCATTGCCAGAGTGCGACACCATCCAAGTGTGTTGCCTCTGGCAATCTTGTTTTAGGGCTGCGGATTAATCAGATAATGGTTACTTTTCAGGAAAGAGATTATCTGTTCCACGCCTTGTGTTACATCCAATTGATCGGTGCGCAAATGCAGTTCTGCCTCAGCGGGGCGATCGTAAGCGGAATCAATACCGGTAAATTGTGTAATTTTCCCCTCCCGCGCTTTGCGATAAAGGCCCTTCGGATCGCGTGCTTCGCAAACAGCAAGCGGCGCATCAATAAACACTTCAATAAATTCGCCGGATGGAAAGCGCGCGCGTAACTCGCGACGTGTTTTTTCAAACGGGGATATAGTTGCACAAATCACTAGCAATCCTGCGTCGACCATCAAGCGTGCGACTTCACCAACACGGCGCAAGTTTTCGGCGCGATCTGCTTCGCTAAAACCCAAATCTTTGCACAGCCCTTGACGCAATACATCGCCATCCAGCAGGTAAGTACGGCAACCCAATTCGTTTAATAGGGTTTGCAGTACTGCTGCCGTAGTGGATTTTCCTGCACCACTCAAGCCGGTAAACCAGAGCACACAGGGGCGATAGTTTGAGTTGGATAAGATTGTCGTCATAAATGATTATTCATGTGTTTATAGAGAGGTGGTTTTTATAACATTTGGCAAGCATGACAGCTATGGTAAACCTGCCAGAGCAAAGCGTATTTATCGGCCAGCGATGCTAAAGCAGTCCGGCCAAACTGACCAATGCCCGCTCAATCCGGCTGCTCCACACACAAGCGCACGAGAGTCGGGTAAATTGCCGGTACTTTTGACTCGCCGAAAAAATCGGCCCGGGTGCGATACTAATTCCTTGCGCCAAGGCCTTGCGGGCCAGTGCAAAGCTATCCACATCACCCGGCAGCTCCAGCCAAATCACAAAACCACCTTCCGGGCGCGAGATTTTAGTGCCCTCGGGAAAGTAGTGAATTACCGCTTCGGTCATACGTGTTACCGCCTGTGCATAGTCCCCGCGCACCCGTCGCAAGTGACGCTCGTATTGCCCGTTTTCCAATAACTCGGTCACCGCCAGTTGTGGGATGGTCGTTGTCGCCAGATTTAGCACGTATTTCATGTACTCGACTTTATCCTGATAGCGCCCCGGTGCGATCCAGCCCACACGCAAACCGGGCGACAAGGTTTTGGAGATCGAGCTACACAGAATCACATTTTCATCCAACCCCTTTAGTAGTGAAGGGCGCGCATGGCTGAAGCTTAAGTCGCCGTAAATATCATCTTCAATCAGCGGAATGTCCCGCGTTTTGAGCATCGCCACCAGCTTTTGTTTGTGTTCATCCGGCATCAGGCAGCCGAGTGGATTGCTGAAATTGGGTGTGACGACACACGCCTTTACTGGCCAGCGACTCAGCGCGAGTTCAAGCGCTTCCAATGACATACCTGAGTGCGGATTGGTAGGAATCTCTAACGCCTCCAAGCCCAGCGATTCAATGACTTGCAGCAATCCGTAAAAGGTAGGTGATTCGATGGCAACTACATCACCGGGCGATGTCACCGCGCGCAATGCCAGTGTCAGCGCTTCTTGGCAGCCATTGGTGATTACCAGATTATCCGGGTGCACTGCGCAACCGGCATCAGCAAGACGGCGCGATAAGTGTCGCCGCAACTCAGGCGCACCGGGCGAAAACTCATAGTTAGCGGTGCGTACACGATACTGCCGCGCGGCCTTGGTAAGCGCCTGTTCGATCGCCCTGGTCGGCAAAAACTCCGCAGCTGGAACTGCCGCGCCCAATTGCACAACAGCGGGGTCATTGGCGGCTTTGATCAATTGCAGCACCATATCCTGCCCGGTAACCGGAGCAGGGCGCATAGTCGTCACCACAATGCGCGGTGGTGCGGCGGCCACCGCAGGTTTGGCTTTGACGTAAAAACCCGAGCGGTTGCGCACCTCCAGCAATCCCCAATCCTCGAGTTGGCGATAGGCGGTAATCACGGTGGCGATGCTCAAACCGCGTAACTGCGCCTGATTGCGCACACCCGGTAGGCGGTCTCCCGATTGGAATCCACCGGCGTTAATCAGACTGGCAAGTTCATCGGCAAGTTTGCGGTAAAGAATGTCCATCAACGCTCCATGCTGGTGTTCGATAGGTACAGTTTTGGTAAAAATTGATAGGTACAGATTCAGATTGGTTAAATCTGTATCGTATCAATTAAGTATTTTTGAAACTGTAATGGTTGTTGCACAAGAAATACACTGCTTTCTCGCAAAAAACAGTTATCAGTACACCACAAGGACACTACAGGAGGAGCCATGAGCTACCCATTATTCTTGGTCGATGCTTTTATTGCCGGGCCGTTAAAAGAGGGGCCATTTAGCGGTAATCCCGCAGGTGTATGCATTCTGGATAAAGAGCCGCCCGCCAGTTGGATGCAGCAGGTCGCGTTGGAAATGAATCAAGCCGAAACTGCCTTTGTCCACAAAGGTGCGGATGGCAGTTGGAACCTACGTTGGTTTACCCCGCAGGTAGAAGTCAGCCTCTGCGGTCACGCAACCCTCGCCGCCGCCCATGCCCTCTGGCAACACGCCGGTGAAACCGCCGCGATATTGGAATTCCACACCCTCAGTGGTCTGCTCTCAGCCAAACGAATAGGCGATGAAATCCAACTGGATTTTCCTGCCGATTTCCCCCAGTCAGTCGCCACCGTTCCGCCGGCACTTTTGCAATTACTCGGTGGTAAGCCTCATTGGTTTGGGCAAGGGCGAGATGATCTTATCGCCGTATTGGATTCCGCCGCTGCTGTGCGCAATTTTGTACCCAATGCCGAACAAATCGCCTCCTTCACCTCGCGCGGATTAATCCTCACCGCCCCGGGCGATGCAGGTTCCGGTCTGGATATGGTTTCGCGTTTTTTTGCGCCCAAGATCGGTATTAGTGAAGATCCCGTCACTGGTTCCGCGCATTGTGTGCTCGCTTGCTACTGGGGCAATCGCCTCGACAAAACCCATCTGCGCGCGCAACAAGCATCGCCGCGCGGTGGTTTATTAACGCTGGATTGGCAAGATGATCGCGTCCTATTACGCGGCAAAGCCCGCACTATGCTCACCGGAGAATTTTATGGTTGATTTGACAATTGCGGATCACAAACTTACAGCCGCCACCCCAGTATGCTGGCGCAACGGCTACATAGTTCCGCTCGAACAAGCCACTGTCTCTGTTTTTGACCACGGTCTTTTATATGGTGATGGCGTGTTTGAAGGGGTTCGTTTTTACAACGGGCGTGCATTTCGTTTGCAAGCGCATCTCGAGCGATTATTCCTCTCGGCGCGCGCGATTGCGCTCAGTATTCCCTACAGCATCGAACAATTAACTCATGCCGTTATTGAAACCATTTCTGCCGCACCGGAAATCAACGGCTATTTGCGTTTAGTAGTCACACGCGGCCCTGGTCCCTTGGGAATTGATCCCTCACGCTGCCATTCACCTGTTGTTTTTATAGTTGCAGATCGTTTGCAATTGGTGAGCGAAAGAGTGCGCAGTGAAGGTGCAAAAGTCATTATCGCCGCCACCCGTCGCTTAGGTGCTGATGGCCTCGATCCGCGCATCAAAAGTTTGAATTACCTCAACCATATTCTCGCGCGCATTGAAGCCACACACGCTGGCGCCGACGAAGCCATTTTGCTCAACAGTGCAGGCAGGATTGCAGAAGGCAGTGCGGATAATATTTTTATCGTGCAGCGCGGCGAATTATTAACACCGCCTGTTATTGAAGGCGCACTCGATGGCATCACCCGCCAAGTGGTATTGGAACTCGCTGAAAAACTCGGCATAAAAGCGCGCGAAATCCAGCTCGCCCCTTATGATCTGTTCACCGCCGATGAATGCTTTCTTACTGGGACAGGAGCGGAGTTAATTCCAGTAGGATACGCGGATGGCCGCAAAATACCTGAATGCCCAGGCCCGATTTATTCGCGTTTGGCGGTGGCATTTAGGGAGTTGGTGAATCAGGAGGTTTAAAGTAGGGCGGCTTCGCGAAGCAAGCCGCCGTATGAATTCGGTGGTTATTTTTTAAGGAAGTCAGGTGATTTTTCTGAGTGGAAAAGTACAATCGCTTGATTTCCGGCCAGACAGCAGATTGATCTCCAGCCTAAGTCAGAAAAATCTATCTTTTGAATCTCGTTGGGTTTTATTAATGATGCACGTGTTCTTGTAACGTGAAAAATATTAAGTCTAGTTCGCTTTTGAAGTCGATATATTTTTCGCTTTGTGACTTTTCTTTGGCTTGCTTAACTACCAAATCATAAATTCTAGTCACCGGCGGAATGTCTCCATCAATGGTTGGAAATTTTAAATTTTCGATAGTATTTGCTTGCTGAGCATCCTTAAAAGTCATCTTCTTTTATCGTCCATGCTTTTTACCTATATTAGGTTTTCAATAATACGGCGGCTTGCTTCGCGAAGCGCGCCCTACGTCAGTCAATCCAAACGGCTAGGGCTTCTTCGGCAGGCGTATTGAACCCATGGTTTATGGTAATCAGCAGTATTTGAAGTCTCCAGACTTTGGGTTGGAGTATTATTCATTGGGTTAGAATTTAACCATATTTTGGTGCTGAGAGTCGGTTTTTGCTGGTTGCTTACGCAAATTAGTACAAGTAGCATGAGGCCTTTGACTGGGCTGCTGCCGAGCGAATAGCGATCGAGCGCCGGATTGCCCATAATCCCCTGTTGTAAACGCTGAATTCGATAAAGAGAAAATCACATGTCTGCTGTTAAGGAAATCGTTTTAACCTTTAGTTGTGAGGATTCCAAAGGCTTGGTGGCCGCCGTGGCCACTTTATTTGCGACCTTGGGGTTTAACATTAAAGAGTCTTCGCAATTT
The nucleotide sequence above comes from Cellvibrio sp. PSBB023. Encoded proteins:
- the cysC gene encoding adenylyl-sulfate kinase, with translation MTTILSNSNYRPCVLWFTGLSGAGKSTTAAVLQTLLNELGCRTYLLDGDVLRQGLCKDLGFSEADRAENLRRVGEVARLMVDAGLLVICATISPFEKTRRELRARFPSGEFIEVFIDAPLAVCEARDPKGLYRKAREGKITQFTGIDSAYDRPAEAELHLRTDQLDVTQGVEQIISFLKSNHYLINPQP
- a CDS encoding PLP-dependent aminotransferase family protein, translating into MDILYRKLADELASLINAGGFQSGDRLPGVRNQAQLRGLSIATVITAYRQLEDWGLLEVRNRSGFYVKAKPAVAAAPPRIVVTTMRPAPVTGQDMVLQLIKAANDPAVVQLGAAVPAAEFLPTRAIEQALTKAARQYRVRTANYEFSPGAPELRRHLSRRLADAGCAVHPDNLVITNGCQEALTLALRAVTSPGDVVAIESPTFYGLLQVIESLGLEALEIPTNPHSGMSLEALELALSRWPVKACVVTPNFSNPLGCLMPDEHKQKLVAMLKTRDIPLIEDDIYGDLSFSHARPSLLKGLDENVILCSSISKTLSPGLRVGWIAPGRYQDKVEYMKYVLNLATTTIPQLAVTELLENGQYERHLRRVRGDYAQAVTRMTEAVIHYFPEGTKISRPEGGFVIWLELPGDVDSFALARKALAQGISIAPGPIFSASQKYRQFTRLSCACVWSSRIERALVSLAGLL
- a CDS encoding PhzF family phenazine biosynthesis protein, producing the protein MSYPLFLVDAFIAGPLKEGPFSGNPAGVCILDKEPPASWMQQVALEMNQAETAFVHKGADGSWNLRWFTPQVEVSLCGHATLAAAHALWQHAGETAAILEFHTLSGLLSAKRIGDEIQLDFPADFPQSVATVPPALLQLLGGKPHWFGQGRDDLIAVLDSAAAVRNFVPNAEQIASFTSRGLILTAPGDAGSGLDMVSRFFAPKIGISEDPVTGSAHCVLACYWGNRLDKTHLRAQQASPRGGLLTLDWQDDRVLLRGKARTMLTGEFYG
- the ilvE gene encoding branched-chain-amino-acid transaminase; translation: MVDLTIADHKLTAATPVCWRNGYIVPLEQATVSVFDHGLLYGDGVFEGVRFYNGRAFRLQAHLERLFLSARAIALSIPYSIEQLTHAVIETISAAPEINGYLRLVVTRGPGPLGIDPSRCHSPVVFIVADRLQLVSERVRSEGAKVIIAATRRLGADGLDPRIKSLNYLNHILARIEATHAGADEAILLNSAGRIAEGSADNIFIVQRGELLTPPVIEGALDGITRQVVLELAEKLGIKAREIQLAPYDLFTADECFLTGTGAELIPVGYADGRKIPECPGPIYSRLAVAFRELVNQEV